The following coding sequences lie in one Rutidosis leptorrhynchoides isolate AG116_Rl617_1_P2 chromosome 4, CSIRO_AGI_Rlap_v1, whole genome shotgun sequence genomic window:
- the LOC139845235 gene encoding NDR1/HIN1-like protein 13, translating to MTSDTHIVNHHPPLRPPPSSNYHQHPHPHHRHNQHYYPNSSTSSSSASIKGCCCCLFLLFSFLVLVAIAVVLVIFFAVKPKKPEYNLQQVGVQYINLASTTAPSTLTNLPNSASLSLAIRMLFTAKNDNKVGIKYEQSTFNIMYRGIPLGRGIVPGFYQPAHSVRQVQTTVTVDRVNLLQADAADLIRDASYNDRVELRIMGEVRAKIRIIGLTSPAVQVSIDCAIAISPRKQSLTYKQCGFDGLQV from the exons ATGACATCTGACACACACATCGTAAACCACCATCCCCCTCTTCGTCCACCACCATCATCAAACTACCACCAACATCCACATCCACATCACCGCCACAACCAGCACTACTACCCAAACTCATCCACGTCATCATCCTCAGCCTCAATTAAAGGCTGCTGTTGTTGTCTCTTCCTTCTTTTTTCTTTCCTCGTCCTCGTTGCTATCGCTGTCGTCCTCGTCATCTTTTTCGCCGTCAAACCGAAAAAACCGGAATACAATCTCCAACAAGTTGGGGTCCAATACATCAACTTAGCATCAACAACAGCTCCTTCAACTTTAACAAATTTACCAAATTCCGCATCATTATCTCTCGCGATTCGCATGTTATTCACTGCGAAAAATGATAATAAAGTTGGGATTAAATACGAGCAATCGACTTTTAATATTATGTACCGTGGGATCCCGTTGGGCCGGGGGATTGTTCCCGGTTTTTATCAACCGGCTCATAGTGTCAGACAAGTGCAAACTACGGTTACTGTGGACCGGGTTAATTTGTTGCAAGCGGATGCTGCTGATTTGATTAGAGATGCTTCGTATAATGATCGGGTTGAACTTCGGATCATGGGTGAGGTTAGGGCTAAGATTCGGATCATTGGGTTAACTTCACCCGCTGTGCAG GTGTCGATTGATTGTGCAATCGCGATAAGCCCAAGGAAGCAATCCTTAACTTACAAGCAATGTGGATTCGATGGTCTGCAAGTATAA